The sequence tttctcctctacAGCTGGGTTCATTGCTTTGGCGAGGTCTACACAAGATCAATCGATTAGGTAAACGATCATAAGCCTCAATATATCATACAGCATAGGAAAGTTTAAACTCACGGACGATAGCTGTCGAACTCGATTTGTAAGTCTCGACTTTCTGTTCAAAGAACGGATCATAGTCTTTCCAATGGACTGTAGATGCGAAATAACTTCTCAGTCTTCGATAACTATATTTGAAGCACATCAGTCGAAATCTGTTACCTGGTCAACAGAGGTGGTATGGTATAAAACTTACACATAACATTCAGCGAATAGCCAATTCATCGTACTCCATCTCCTATCATAGTCTGGATAAATCTTGAGCTCATCATTATAGCATTCTCTGTTGATATCACCATCGGTCTCTATCGGTCTAGTCAAAGATACGCATACCATATCATTCCATCAGCGGGGACGTTGCCACGGTACGTTTGTTCAAGCCGAGGATGGGAGACTTTACTCACGTCAAAGCTGCATTATGTCCcatatcatatttcatcTGACTTATCTGACTGATTatccttttcccttcctccaacttttcttcagcttctttggaATTGTCGGACTGCATGGATATCTCATGATTCACGTTGGACACCGCAGATACCACGTTGGTGAGTACCACTGGCCATCtatgattgatcatcggtGTCAGCTCGGCATAGCAATACAGTACGAGAGGACTTACCTCTTGACCAGAGTTGTATAAGCAAAACTACCAAGATCACATAATAATCGCAAATCAGTTGACCATTATCAATGAAGAGCCGAGATACGCTTACCTCTGCTTGTCCTTGGGTGACACTCGGTCGTAAGGTAATTTGAACAGCTCCGGCGCAGACATCTCGAGACGACTCTGACCAGTTACACGTATGTGGGAGGAGTCAAGATATAATCTCTGCGTTCAAGTATTGTCTGTTCTGTCgaagaaatgaaatgaatggAATTCACGTTGATGTCGTTCACTTGGACACCACCTCGCAATTCAGGGTGATTTCACCTGTTGCCTCATACCTCAGCACTCAGCCTCAACaccatgcatgcatgcatcatAACTCTGCCCTCCCACCAGTGACCTGCTATCAATACTCATCGCGACATGCATGCGCTTCAAAGAAGCAGTCCGAAGTCAGATATGCCTTGCGAGTCATGAGATTTCCATTACGGTGTAACTAATCCATTCCGTTATCTCAGCACCGGGGGCAAGTGGAGGTCAGCTTCATCGAGTTTGCGTTCACTTGCAAGAAATCATCCCATATTATTTCATCGGTCTGTTTCGTCACCAACTGTCTTCACCTCATAGAGCCGACTATCCCAGTCGTCCTACCCGCCAACCCCACCTCCCATGATCCCTCTGATACTCTACGCATCCGAAACAGGCAACGCCCAGGATGTAGCCGAGCGAGTTTCCCGATCGTTCAGAGCGGCAGGTCGGAAAATCACTGTCCAATCGATGGATACTTTCCCTATATCATCCCTCATACATGTCCCGCTCTTGATCCTTATCACTTCCACTCACGGACGTGGGGACCCTCCACCGGCGATGACGAGTCTGTGGAAGGCGCTACTGAGGTCGAATCTGCCTGAAGATATATTGGAAGATGTGCATTTTACGTTGTTTGGTTTAGGGGATAGTTCGTATGAGAGGTTCTGTTATGCTGGAAAGATATTAGCTAGGAGGATGGAAGGGCTCGGAGCAAACAGATTGGCAGAGTATGGATGGGGTGATGAGAGGAGTCCAAACGGGTTAGTCTACTTCAATCTACTCTCATCTTATACTGGGCAAGAGTAATAGCTAACATGTGTGTTGGGGTTGATATGATTTTTCAGCATAGAAGACGCTCTCATACCTTGGCTAAAACAGACACTCGATACTTTCTTGCCTTACCTTCCTGTATCTCCAGACTACTCTCCGATATCGTCGACAGATCTACCGCTGCCCATATATTCATTGACGTCCATTGCAAGTTCGTCTAATTCGAAACGGAAACAGAAGGAAAGTGAATTGGATATACCTTTAGAAGGAttatcgatctcatcaatacCCAACGGTCATACTGCTTGTGAAGCGCCTACGAGAGTGGAAGATGCACTCCATCATGAGAGCAATGGAGTGATCAAGCCTGATGATTGGGTATGGGCGACcatgaggaagaatgaaagagTCACCAAAGAGGATTGGTGGCAGGATGTGAGGGAGATCGAGTTGGAgtttgacgatgaggatgcgTGAGTGACACCCGAGTTCAGACTGATAGACATGACTCATTTTCTTTAATCCATCTCGCGTATGAACGATTTGGTCGGCTGATCTGCTTCAAACTACAGGGAGCCATATCTACCAGGATCGATATGTTCACTCCAACCTCAATCGGACCAAGCGGACGTTAATACATTTTTGGAAATGATGGATCTGGAATCTCAGGCGGATAAACCGATGCAAGTGGAAGCACttttggaaggtgagtgcatGCACTATATATAAATGACCTTTGTGAACGACACTCTGTAGATGTAATGTGACTATTCTAACGTCGGTTGATGGATCACAGAACAACCTCTACCTCAGCATCTCCCACCATCCGATAAACCAACCACTCTGCGTTCATTATTGACAAATCATCTCGATCTCCGCTGTTCACCCCGGAAAAGCTTCTTCGAGTGGTTACGGAGGTTGTCGCCTGATGAGAGGGAGCAGGAGAGGCTGGATGAGTTTATTGATGATCCTGTAAGTCGTGCTTCGACGAAGTCACTTTTGCCCACTTATCCTTCACTCTCGTTGCAGCAACGACAATTGTTCGACCCAGACTGACTTGCCGATTGCTCATCTACTGCACATAACACAGGACGAAATACATACGTACGCGACTAGACCATCCCGAACTATCGTGGAGACTCTGGCGGACTTCAGAAATACCAAAATACCCCTTTCTCACATACTGGAAATCCTACCACCGCTCAGACGAAGACAATTTTCAATAGCTAGCTCTTGGGATGTATGTGTCTTTCTACATCTGAGGCGACATCAACGGCTGATAACCTCACCTAACAGGCACATCCTGGAAAAGTCCAATTGCTGGTCGCACTAGTGGAGTACAAGACCAATTTGAAAGTACCACGAAGGGGATTATGTTCGCAATGGCTTGATCAGTTGACTGTTGGTGAGTAAATCTCTCGTCCTGGTCACATTACATTTATCTGACATGTTATTTTGCGCAGGAATCAAATTACCGATACACATCTCACCTCCTACACTCTTCTTACCTCCTAATCCTGATACGCCCGTCATACTGGTAGGTCCAGGGACGGGAGTAGCTCCGATGAGGGCTTTTGTCGAGACTAGATTCAAACAAGGTGCAAttgagagtgagtcgatGTTCTTCCTAGCATTTGATATTGCAATTGAACGACTAATTATCTGAATGATCACCTCAACCTTAGATACTGCACTATACTTCGGATGTCGATCTGAATACGCCGATTTCTACTTCTCGGATGAATGGAAGAAATACGGTGAGATGGGTGTGAACATCCAGATTGCTGCTAGTAgagatcaggaggagaaggtgtaCGTGCAGCATCTGATCAAGGAGAATAAAGAGGAAGTCCAAGAGTGGTTGGTCGAAAAAGGTggacatgtgtatatatctgGGTGAGTCGCACGAACAGCAATGACTATAGGTTATCGTCAGAACGAGTATGCTGATTGTTGACATCGTGTGTTGCATGAATGATTAGCTCATCCAATGCGATGCCCAGGGAGGTAAGAGACGCGTTGGCTTGGTGTATAAGTAAAGACGGTGCGGGTGATTTTACTGAAGAGGAAGCCAAGGAATATGTGGAGAGGATGTTcgaggagaaaagaggtgGTGAGGAGAGTTGGTGATTGTGGTGCATGAGCCCCATGTATCGAATAGATATCCATGTGATTCTTGATCGTCAGTGTTGTATGCATTTACTCTATCAGCTGTCACGTCTGCGGCTGtcaatcccatcatcacGTGTGACCTCGTCGATTATGTCGTCGCTTTTGTCATCGGGGCCGAAAACAGAAATTATGTCGAGTAGTAAAGTAGTCCAGTAGGAATGTCTTGTTTACACACACATCATCTCACGGCACAACATCTCTTCACTGGCcgccatcatcacctcaatATTTGACTTCAAGCAACTGAGACCAGACAACGTCATTGTGAGACCCCTTCCAGGTGCCCCCTTTATGCCCCACAttgtgaagaagaacaacacTTGGAACACCAAACGCTAAAATCCAAGACACGCGACTGGTCAATCTTAATtgcatcctcatcactcatcattaGCTCAGTCAAAACACGGACAGGATCCTCTGCGTATCTGTGTGCAGTGTATCTATTGCATCGCCATCGATCGATCCAGTCCAGCGGTGTACACGAATATAATCTGGAGCGAGTGAAGGACGACACACGTAAGCCCATCTGGTGAAGACCACATCAATGGCCCCCTCAACCACACCATCATCGACCATATAGTACTCGGACGACATGTCAACCGCACAGATACCTACCACTGGTAACAGTGCCCAACCATTACCAGTCAAGCATCTCCTACAAAACTACACCACCGCTCATCCTCTCCGTTCTCCATcacctctcccaccttcGTCGAGGGTTGACCCATCGCTCACTCAGAGATTACCTCCTGCAACCTCTTCCAGCCCTTTACTATGGACATTACCGACATGGTGGTTATTCGTCCGGTTCATCTTGACCAAAGGATTACATGTCTACTTCAACCTTCTTTGTCATTTCTTATTCGGACCCAAAAGGAAATCATGGGGATACAGAATGACATTTATAACTTCTTTTATGCGAAACATTGCCGATCATTCTTCCCTTGCAGATATAGTCCTCATCAGACGATTCATCTCTTTACAGTATCTCGTCCCACTCCCTGGAGACGCCGTCGTCACTCCAATTACATTCAAAGTCCCCTTGAgaaaaggtgatgagattGCTAGAGGTTTTTTGAGGGAGTTTGAtctgaaggaagatggacaGAGGGAATTATCGGGTGAATGGGTGGTAGGAACGGATGTATGGAAAACACTAAAAGCTCAGAGAAGACAGAGGAATAGAAGGAAAACAAGTAGTAACACTAGAAGGaatggaagatcaagtcATTTATCAAATCAAATATTGATGAATGAAAAATCATatcctacctcttcctctacatcttctccaacttctaCTATCAGACCCtcttccactaccactgCTACCACCAGTCCACCGATATCTCCCATCAAGACCAATCGAAGTGATTCGACGAGTAGCTACAACACACCTACGACGGATTCTGATTCGGATAAAGTGGCTGAGAGGGTGATATACTATGTTCATGGAGGGGCATATTATGTGGGAAATGCTGCGACGCATAGGTTGATCACTATCGGTGTCAGCAAGAGCTGTAACGCTAGGGTATTTGGTGAGTCTACCCGAACCAGCTGTCTCTTCAGTCTTATGTGTGTAACTAATATTTGCAATCTTACAGCAATTACATACCGCCTCGCACCCGAGCATGTCTTCCCTCTACCCCTACATGATGTGCTCCACGGCTACCTTCGTCTTCTCGCTCCTCCATTGTCGATACCACCCGAGAACATCATCATAGCTGGAGATTCGGCTGGAGGGGGCTTGTCGCTCGCTCTGTGCATGTACCTAAGAGACGAAGGGTACAAGCTTCCAGCCGGATTGGTCCTAATGAGTCCATGGGTGGATCTCACGATGAGTTGTGGGAGTTGGGATGAGAATGCTGCTACGGATGTGGTTCCTCGACCCGAGGCCGATGGTGGGTCAACCGCTTTATTTTCGTGTGTCATTTCTGGGTCTAGAAGACTGATATCTGCGCTTTTGTAGACCACCTCAATCCCGTAGGGTGTTATCTCGGCCCGAAAGGAATATCCACCTACCTAACCCACCCCTATGCTTCACCTCTCTTTGGCGATTTTCAAGGCTTACCACCTATGCTTATTCAATCCGGCGATTCCGAAGTCCTTCGAGACGAAATTACCCTCCTGGCACACAAAGCTACTTTGGCTGGTGTAAATGTCACTCATGAATTGTACGAAGATATGGTACATGTGTTCCAAATGTTTTCCTTCTTGCCCGCCACCACAGCAGCAATCAACAACGTCGGTAAATGGGTGCGTCAAAATCTACCTGCGATAGAGGAACAGGAAGGAAGACACGAGAGTaaattgggtaaagaagttTCGGATGAGATGGACTCTTCACCGAGAGTTGTAGCTAAAGGTGGCGAAGAACTCGATGTCGGTCTACCACCCAACCAAACCGAGGTACTGCAAAGTGAATTAGATGCTGTAGAAGATTATAATAGATTGAGTAGAATGAAAACTCCAAAACAGAGTGCTCTGAAATTGGATGTTGGGGAATCCTCTTCGGGTGAGACCAATGGGCCTACAGTCGATATTGATTCGTTACCTTCACGACAAGGTGAATCAGAATCTATCACCCCTACTCCCAACAATCAGACTCCCTTACCTTCCATggatgatccttcttcgtcctcgtctgCATTGGAATTGAGCGGTATACCTTTCCCTACATTCTCTGCACCTGCACCCCATACTTTACCTCGATTACGAAGATCAATCACCAATGTACCCATTCCCACtccatcatctatacctctGACTACGCCAACTACGTCAGATgagaacagaagaagacgaaggagggGCATCACTTATTCTTCATCGTTACATGTCTCCCCAGCACATTCTACCGGTATACCTTCCAACCCCACTTCGCCTACACCATCCataagaaggaagttgaaaagTACGATGGgatcgatgtcgatgtccAACGGGTCCAACGGAGGAACACCCAGTACACGAGCGAGAAGTAAATCCCATTCTGATATATTCCAACTTGTTGAGGGATATGTCGAACGGGGTGCGGCTAATACGACAACGGTGATTGATCCTGAAGGTGAGGTAATCAGTATGGGCGTGTTgggagaggatgaggatccTTTTTAGAGTAGACGCTTGGTTGTGTATCACCTGACTCCTCCATTAGACTTATCGTTGCGTTGGTGAGGTCTTTTGGTTTTgctttttgctttttttcTTGAATAGGTTCATTCTGTCAAACGTGTATTACTCAATTTTACCCATCATGTACACCCCACTTTGTATCACTCATTACCGATCCTTCTATCCAGAGAATCTCGAATGTCAACCATTCTACGCAATTGTCATGCATAGCATAGTATAGTATAGTATCGGTGGGAAAGGTCTCGACTCGGTGCTGAGATGCCCCATCAAAGGGATTCCAAAGGTAAATTCACTAttatgtactgtatctcaTTTCGTTGCCTGCTTCACTAGTCTCTGCCTTTGTTTGAGCGGTACAAAGGATGTCTCTTGGCCTTcccacctctttcttcttgttcttcgtAATAAGTTTTGCAGCCCTGAAACCAAAAAGAAGACAATCATCCCTGATACAAATATGAAGATAATGTACTGTGAACTTACCCGTTCTGACGTTAGTGGGAAACAATACTCTGAAATTTATCTTGTCATACTGACTACATACGGACGTACGGGAAAGTTGCTTTGCTTACTGAAGACAGGAAGGGATGTTCGTAGAAGAACTATCATCGCGATACACCGATCCAACACTCACAGTATCTTTCTGGTGCTCTGAGGAAGGACACCCTCAACCGGATAAATCTTCCGCAGAGGGGTTCTCAGTCCATTACCCATCATACCAATCGATCGTGACTGTCGGTCGTCCAAGGGAAGTAACTCGCCACACACATGAAACTTTGATTCAGCTTAAGAAGATAGCATCGGATTTTCaaaagaggattgatgataCCTTACAGGGTTCCAATAGACTAAAGCAGCCATGGTATATTCCCATCTCAAAGTTGAACATCGATTCGACAGTTGAAGAATACAAGAATGCCACAAGTGAAGGGATGCGAGAATTTTACATGTTTCTCAAACAAATACATGATGAGGTAAATGATAAATATGGAGAAGAAACTTTCTTAGGGCTACTGGACGAAAGTGGACATCATGAGTTTTGGAGAAGGGGCAAACATCGATTACCCAAATATGAAAGAAGTGCTCATTATCAATCTGTATCTCAGTTCTGCCAAACTGTCCATGAGCTCAAAGCCCAGACCCAAAAGcaagtcgaagaggaagaaggaagaacgGGAGCGATAAATCATGAAAGACAGCCATCTGATCAGGATCAACCGTGTTTATCTAGACTTTTCAATCGAATAAAGTTGTTTCCTTGGTCCTACTTCGGctcagaagaggagggaatCTTGCAGGGACCACCTTCCCTTGTGATTGTTTCGTACGTGACGGATGGTAGTATGCCAGGACCTAAAGCCAGGAAAGGTCAGAGAACGCGGCTAGCAAAAGGTGCAAAGGGATCAATCACAGTTTGTCGTACTGATCCAAAGTCTTTCCCTGCAGATAACAATACCACGACTAACTCTGGATGTGCTCAAGATAATGACAAAGACCAACTGGATCTATTCATGAATGAACTCAAAACAACTTTGAATGAATGGAAAACATATGGATCAGAGAAATTTGCGATTGATTCTCGGTATGGCTCATCATATTTCCTCGATATGAATGAACAACGGGAAGGCAGATTGAATCTCATCTCCTGAGGATCGATACTCAAAGCAAGAAGGTCGTTTCCTGAATCCCAAAAGGACATATCGATCGTATCTATGAGTGGAACCGAATTGAGCTCGATCGTTCCTGATACTGCTAGAAAATTGGGAGTAATCAATTGGGCAGAATATTTCAACACGTTGACCAATAATAATATACTGACTGATCAGCTAGCCCCATTACCTCATGCGAGGGAAAGTCAAGTACCgaagatggacgaagataCGTTTGAATGTTTGAGGTCACTGAGTAAGGAACCAAGTGACAAGCCTGGGAGTCGAACACGAAGCTTTACTGTGGATTATAAGCAGAGAACAATCCCAACCAAGGTGGTGGACGGGGACGATTGATCGACCGAGCAAAGCATACTCGCACGAATAGATAGTAAAGTCCATTATTCTCACCTAAAATCTTGATGTGGATTCATTTCTGCTGTGCAGAGCACTGTagcgaagaaagatgaaaggtttCCTCCTCTGATACCCTTCCCTTCATTGGCCTCAATGACTGTTATTGCCACTTTGACCCGGATGACGGAGATGTGTTGCATCTCTTCACTATACATACTGTGACCTGATTCAATCCGCCGCAGGTGGTTTCCCAACCATTACTACTCCAATGCTATTTTGATGTACTATATCAAGCTTGTACCAATCATCGACTGCAGGTGCTCTGGACATAAGTTCGAATCCTGGGGTGGCACACCCATGGAGGAAAAGGGAATACTGTAACCCGGGTCCAGACTCTCCCATGACATAACAgaaagatcgagaagaaTCATCTTTTCCCAATAGGGATCGAAGAAAGGAAGGCAGAATCCAGGCGTCGTGTCTTGGCATTCATGACTATGATACAGAGCGAATGGGAGAACGGATGAGCAACGTGCTGCATCTCAAACCATAGTTCCGAAGGCTGTCAAacaaaggaagaaagaacGTTGGGAATGTATGCAATGCGTGCTCATTGGTGAGTTACACGATATGACAGAAGTGACATCATTGCCGAGTGAACATAATCTGTGCATCCCTCTTTTTCGTAATTGTTTCAATCACCACCAAGAAACATAGCGAAATATCTTTGTCTACAGTATAATTGGACCCGAAATCCGATCGAATTCATATTGTCTAGATCAATCGTCATGTCTACTGGTACCATCGACGTCAAGGACAGTATATCCAATCGAACGTATGCCAAGGACagcgaggaggaagaaaaagacaAGGTAGTGTTGGAGAATGATTTCTTATGTGATGCCAATTTACCACCTCGTCCATTTTTCCTGACTGGCGAGTGGTTAATTCAACCACCCGACATGGACACATGGATCCGTACATTCCACTCCTACATCGGTGATAGTTcggaggagagggaagagatcATAAATGATATGGAGAACGAGTCTGGGGAAATCATCTCCAAGTCCATAACTGAAAATCAGATTCCTAAGCTTTTCGAAGGCTGTGATGAAGACACACGAAGAGGTGTAGAGAAAAATCTGAATAGTATCAATAAGTGGCAAACCGACTTACGGATCGATTCTTCCAAAAGTGAATTTGAGAGGATCGGAGCAATTATCAAAGAAGATGCCAAACAATATGTCAGAAAAGTTGCTAATAGATTCGCCGAATGTCATCCGGACAGCCGAAATATCAAAACTGAAGTTAGAACATGGGAAGAGTTTCCTCCAGAGACTCACAGAGCTTTGAAAGCGTATGACGGCTGgcttgatgatgtggaaaaagaagaaatttTGACTAGATCTGTGTCAAGTATTCAGAAGCCTTCTGTATGGATCATCGTTGGTGATTTATGGTCTGAGGATGATTTCAGAAGGACCGATTCCCCTGACAAGTTGACTGTAGAGTACACTTTCAAGCCCGGATATGATGCTGCTATAGTACCTTCTATCCATCAAGACAAAAATAATCAAGCAGAACAGGATATGAAGGGATTCATCAATTCTCTGAGCGAGTCCGCTCAGCGACGACTGCGAAAATCGCACGAACCGATAACCTTCCGGTTCGACGAGTCTGAGCTGACATGGGATAGTATAGGTGAATATGAATCCCAAAGGAAGGAAATTGCTATTTCAgggtttgagaagatgagggacgGGGAGAACAAGCTGGTATCGAcaatgatgaaggatataGTGAATTCGATAAGTATCGACAGCCAGACCTTTGACGTACATGTACTTCCAAGTCGTCATTATTTCAAGGAGGACGAAGGTTACTCAAATTTGAAAGATCCTCTGTAGATTCACTGGAATAATTTCTCTACACATTTGAAGGATACTTTCGGGTATGTGTCGTCGAACAAATTAGCGCCTTACAATAAAGCGAAAGAGCTGGAACATTCTGAGATGGTCCGTCAAAATCAAGAATACGCATCGCAAAAACTCGATTACATTGGTCGATGGTGGGCTCAAGTTGACCCCCGTCGTAAACCTATCAGCGTCGACGAGCATTCTCCAGAAGACGACTGAAGCGAAAGGTCGTGGGTTGTATTTTACAGCTCAGTCCCCAGAGGTGCCACATCCATTGGAAATACCGATGATTTAGTGGTGGACTACACGCAGGGCGGGCATGAGATGGTATATAGCAGTATCTAGTCATCGAAGTGGTATATGAAATATGGGAATCATTGATCAATGTGAATCTAATGGTCGAAAGGATAGTGCTCCTTTCCTCAGCTAATCCTGCTAGATAGGAGTTCTATCGCATTGTTTGTTCCGTTCTGATAATCAGCGATAAGTCAGCGACTGTACTCGCTGTGCCAACCACTGATGATGCAAGAGTTTTATGTTTCTACTCACTTGTTTATCATATGTGGATTGATTCCAAGTAGGTACGGGTAATCCCTTACAGTCTTCGTGgatacactcaccttcagggCAGTAAAACGCCGCTTTCCCCTTTAAGTTTTCCCATGAGGTATACCCATGTGGCCTGACAATGGTCGAAGCTGACAAGTCAAGTTGTTGATCGAAAAATGTCCCGTTGACAGCGCTTTTATGGACGGAATCATAGCActacagtacagtatactgTAAGCCCACGTCTATGATCACACCCTTCCAGTTCGTGATCGTCCACCAAACAAGGTAAGATGTGAAACGAGTTGGCGGTTATATTCTGCAAAACTCACAGTTATATTATacaagatatcttcatctcccaaaGGATTTATTGGCTGACCACCTTGGATCAAAGGTTTGGATTGCAAGGTGCCGGTATTTTTGTAAATGTACCAAAACATCTTCCGTCTATTCCATCCATCTGAATCGGTCTTGGTGGTCGTATTGCTCCCATCATCCTGTAGGGTATTTTCCAATTGGGATCTTGTGAATGCTTCATGGATGTAACAAGGtccccatccaccttcagGAAGACCCGGTAGACCCGGTCGATTGACTATCCTCGTGTAAGCAGGTAACCACACTTGCGATTGGATTGAGGTGTCGACGtcgtctcttccttccagGATTGGTGAAGCGGAAGTAGAAGTGATACTAAGAGCTAGAGGAGCTGATAGAAAGATGGTCTGGAATGAATTGGTAAACATCTTTGTGTACTGTACTTTAATGATGTCAGAGCGATTTTTCTATAATAAGGGAGGAAGATAGAGTAAAAGTCCGAACTGATTATATGTTATACGAAAATACTGTATCTAGTTTACACTATACTTGTTATACTTTAAATTAGGTTGAATACTATTTACTTGAGAGCGAGGTATAGATTTAGCTTCCAGACACAGTACAAGAGTCTCGAATCTGTGTCTCTCTTATACCTCCCTCAGCCACTGACCATTTACTTTGCACATGGATTTTGCTTTCTGGAAATCGAGCTTGTCCTTTGTACGCATCGATATGGCTGATTATGAAAGGGACAACCATCCTTTCATAGATTGATAGGGCGTCAAGCTGATCCAGCAATGGACAGCTtgtttcatcttctgtaacatatggaagatatcatttTCCCTTACTTATGTAGCACAGATTGAATGAATCTGATTTCGAGGAATGTGCAATACACTATCGATCAATGGAGAATATGCATATTGTAACAGATACACTTTTTCAAACTCTTTCTATTTGCGATGTAAACTCCCGATACATCTAATCTTCATCTTAATTTTAatcttgatccatctcttcatctgaatcttcctcctctgacGAATCCTCACCTTCCGCCACTTTGAGCGTttccaaatcgaaatcttgATCTGCGCCTAAGTATTCACAAAAATCAAACACCattgatgatcagcataTTTCCtaccaaagaaagagaaacaagagTATAGAAACTTACCACTATAAGAATCGCAGATCAAATACAATTTGAGATCCCATTCACCCTGACCCAGCGTAAACTCCAATTTCGTATTGAGTTTACTCTTGACTGTCACTTTCTTGATCGCATAGAGCTGCTTGGTTTTATCATCACCGAGTACGATCCACCACGAGACCATCTTCTTATGTGGGAACAAGGGCGCATCGGCAATTtgtccactttcatcttcatcttcgtctgccTCTCTATCTAACGTCACGTTAAGTACGATCGAATCgctggaagtgagtgaatcgGAATCTTCAACAGAGTATGAAACTTCGATGTTAGGGTATGAGTTGACGAATTTGGCTACTCTTGCGCTATTGGATCGAAAGCATGACATTAGCAATAATCCTCATCTAAAATTGGTCTCAGAAGATATGCAAGAAACGAGAAAATCCACTCACAGTTGCCTATCGTTCATTCTCAAAAgatcattcctct comes from Kwoniella mangroviensis CBS 8507 chromosome 2, whole genome shotgun sequence and encodes:
- a CDS encoding NADPH-dependent diflavin oxidoreductase 1, with the protein product MIPLILYASETGNAQDVAERVSRSFRAAGRKITVQSMDTFPISSLIHVPLLILITSTHGRGDPPPAMTSLWKALLRSNLPEDILEDVHFTLFGLGDSSYERFCYAGKILARRMEGLGANRLAEYGWGDERSPNGIEDALIPWLKQTLDTFLPYLPVSPDYSPISSTDLPLPIYSLTSIASSSNSKRKQKESELDIPLEGLSISSIPNGHTACEAPTRVEDALHHESNGVIKPDDWVWATMRKNERVTKEDWWQDVREIELEFDDEDAEPYLPGSICSLQPQSDQADVNTFLEMMDLESQADKPMQVEALLEEQPLPQHLPPSDKPTTLRSLLTNHLDLRCSPRKSFFEWLRRLSPDEREQERLDEFIDDPDEIHTYATRPSRTIVETLADFRNTKIPLSHILEILPPLRRRQFSIASSWDAHPGKVQLLVALVEYKTNLKVPRRGLCSQWLDQLTVGIKLPIHISPPTLFLPPNPDTPVILVGPGTGVAPMRAFVETRFKQGAIENTALYFGCRSEYADFYFSDEWKKYGEMGVNIQIAASRDQEEKVYVQHLIKENKEEVQEWLVEKGGHVYISGSSNAMPREVRDALAWCISKDGAGDFTEEEAKEYVERMFEEKRGGEESW